A single Amphiura filiformis chromosome 8, Afil_fr2py, whole genome shotgun sequence DNA region contains:
- the LOC140158916 gene encoding uncharacterized protein, with amino-acid sequence MTSSRSALIIIFAFVYANGSIEHRYGPGDTSVRQGETATLHCAFNGQGNDRVFWYRLSTGTLLSQNEHVSQGSRPAIGRYVITGDHENGEYDLQIANAQRSDSDEYRCGFERGSDHIYLGARLRVMIPPNFNYPACLLMTERNEIGRMTKLSCISTGGDPPATLVWERDGVPITPTATKRNELDHVMGVEDVDATFTCIAESMAMHEVRSCSLQPLRRYPSVMVLPLIGHGTAGGSFAFECRKQDQQPDDTYVWYFNDNKVLPDSSSSRRFRLSGNKKHLTISDLTNEDNDAEIECKVDNGTAILVGTSATLSVTEFVVIENTNPPRVTVDRRLPITRHPLTGLDDGRYLAQPPNSKDNSKIALIAVSIIGGLAIASLAAIIYIYVQRKANKKPRQTTIPMTPRSSTRTLSSRLSSKSFNFSIRSFRHGSSTTKSCRGGQKIRHPDMSSPESYAALSMADKHNYQDLRSVASCSSFVSSNMIKSVASCSSFTSNHGNMVTACALPLPPISPSDGTTCALPLPPISSDGTSSYSMRVHSHPALNKTISTDLSEDAESNDSYETIDEKILKISKPNRTENNKDSGYLEILA; translated from the coding sequence ATGACATCTTCGCGCTCCGCACTTATCATAATTTTTGCATTTGTGTACGCCAATGGCTCGATAGAGCACAGATACGGTCCTGGGGACACATCCGTACGTCAAGGTGAGACAGCTACTCTCCACTGTGCCTTTAATGGACAAGGAAACGACAGAGTGTTTTGGTACCGATTAAGCACTGGTACATTACTCAGCCAGAACGAACATGTGTCCCAGGGATCTCGACCTGCAATAGGTAGATATGTCATTACAGGTGACCATGAGAATGGGGAGTATGACCTACAGATAGCCAATGCTCAACGTAGCGACTCGGATGAGTATCGATGTGGATTTGAGAGGGGCTCAGATCACATCTATTTAGGAGCTAGGCTCCGAGTCATGATTCCCCCAAACTTTAATTACCCTGCGTGCTTACTGATGACAGAAAGGAATGAAATCGGAAGAATGACGAAATTATCATGTATTTCAACGGGCGGAGATCCTCCGGCCACGCTAGTTTGGGAACGCGATGGCGTACCCATCACACCGACAGCAACTAAGCGAAATGAATTGGATCATGTTATGGGAGTTGAAGACGTTGACGCAACATTTACATGTATCGCCGAAAGTATGGCAATGCACGAGGTACGATCCTGTTCGCTACAACCGCTTCGTCGATATCCAAGTGTCATGGTTTTACCTCTCATTGGCCATGGTACCGCAGGCGGATCCTTCGCGTTTGAATGCCGAAAGCAAGACCAGCAACCCGACGACACCTATGTCTGGTACTTTAACGACAACAAGGTGCTTCCCGATTCTAGTTCAAGTCGTCGTTTTAGGCTTTCGGGTAACAAGAAACACTTGACCATTAGCGATTTAACCAATGAAGACAACGACGCTGAAATTGAATGTAAAGTGGACAATGGTACTGCTATACTGGTTGGAACATCCGCAACTCTAAGCGTAACCGAGTTTGTTGTTATCGAAAACACAAATCCGCCAAGAGTGACCGTAGACCGTCGGTTACCTATTACAAGACATCCATTAACTGGTCTCGACGACGGGCGATATTTGGCGCAACCACCGAATTCTAAAGATAACAGTAAAATCGCTCTGATAGCAGTTAGCATAATCGGCGGGTTGGCAATTGCTTCACTTGCTGCAATAATTTATATTTACGTCCAGCGGAAGGCAAACAAGAAACCACGACAAACCACCATACCAATGACTCCGCGAAGCAGTACCAGGACATTGAGTAGCCGATTAAGCAGCAAGAGTTTTAATTTTAGCATCAGAAGCTTTCGACACGGTTCTTCAACGACAAAAAGCTGTCGTGGTGGACAAAAAATAAGACATCCGGATATGTCTTCACCGGAATCTTACGCTGCGCTAAGTATGGCTGATAAGCATAATTATCAGGACCTAAGAAGCGTTGCATCATGTTCTTCATTCGTCAGCAGTAATATGATTAAGAGCGTTGCATCGTGTTCTTCATTCACCAGCAATCATGGTAATATGGTTACGGCGTGTGCGCTGCCGTTACCGCCGATTTCCCCATCAGATGGTACGACGTGTGCTTTGCCGTTGCCACCGATTTCCTCAGATGGTACATCGTCATATTCTATGAGAGTGCACTCCCATCCAGCCCTAAATAAGACCATCTCTACGGACTTAAGTGAAGATGCCGAATCTAATGACTCTTACGAAActattgatgaaaagattttgaaaatatctaaaCCAAATAGGACTGAAAATAACAAGGACAGTGGATATCTAGAAATTTTAGcgtaa